The following proteins are co-located in the Nonlabens ponticola genome:
- a CDS encoding histone deacetylase family protein, which produces MFPIAFHPIYKHPLPEGHRFPMIKYELLPQQLLLEGTASKSDFFEPSKLAADVDVLRVHDQAYLDDLKNLTLERRAARKLGFPLSKILVERELRIAQGTIEGCLKAMNYKVAMNIAGGTHHAYTDHGEAFCLLNDQAIASRYLQQHGHAEKILIVDLDVHQGNGTAQIFQKDDSVFTFSMHGAGNYPFKKEQSDLDIALPDGTNDDTFLSELRNTLPDLIHEQRPDFIFYLAGVDVLATDKLGRLGMTLDGCRMRDEFAFSAFAKAEHKSKPFIPVQCSMGGGYSPEIKVIIDAHSNTYKAARDILI; this is translated from the coding sequence ATGTTCCCGATTGCCTTTCATCCCATTTACAAACACCCGTTACCAGAAGGTCATCGTTTCCCAATGATCAAGTACGAGCTATTACCACAGCAGCTGTTGCTCGAGGGAACCGCTAGTAAGTCAGACTTTTTTGAGCCCAGCAAACTGGCTGCAGATGTTGATGTACTGCGCGTTCATGATCAAGCATATCTAGATGATTTGAAGAACTTGACGCTTGAGCGTCGTGCTGCGCGCAAACTGGGTTTCCCGTTAAGTAAAATACTGGTAGAACGCGAGCTGCGCATCGCTCAAGGAACCATTGAAGGCTGCCTAAAAGCCATGAATTACAAGGTCGCTATGAACATCGCTGGCGGCACGCACCATGCCTATACAGATCACGGTGAGGCTTTTTGTTTACTCAACGATCAGGCAATTGCGTCTAGATACTTACAACAACACGGTCATGCAGAAAAAATTCTTATAGTAGATCTAGATGTGCATCAAGGAAACGGCACCGCGCAAATCTTCCAAAAAGATGACAGTGTCTTCACCTTTAGTATGCATGGCGCTGGTAATTATCCTTTCAAGAAAGAGCAATCTGATCTTGATATTGCGCTGCCAGATGGCACAAATGACGATACCTTTCTGAGTGAACTACGCAACACGCTACCTGATCTTATTCATGAGCAACGACCCGATTTTATATTCTATCTCGCTGGTGTTGACGTTTTAGCCACTGATAAGCTAGGTAGGTTAGGAATGACACTGGATGGTTGTCGTATGCGAGATGAGTTTGCTTTTTCCGCTTTCGCGAAAGCGGAACATAAATCAAAACCATTCATACCAGTACAATGCAGTATGGGCGGCGGCTACTCACCTGAGATCAAGGTCATCATCGATGCACACAGCAATACCTACAAGGCAGCGCGAGATATCTTGATTTAG
- a CDS encoding TlpA family protein disulfide reductase yields MRYTVLATIIFAFLVSCDKKNHKTELIEQTEIVLELEGFDIDSDKRFIQISIENGLQPIKEQLDINAQGKVNFNFFTKRKREVLFTYEGYRFKAFVSPGESFHAIIPFDELTDYTSYYPNLKIEPSENSNLNYQIIKYGNHIDSLINTSTNGFSNDGNVNELDYANLRIREMNKQIADLKSHFNEVDNSEFISWAVSEIKNYAGNDLSLYPFVNGINEEVHADHTYFKFISKVEDDLSYLTHSKLNYLESLSTSHMIMSNVSNKYKEKREELENKGLNNFPIAYDKIKTYLNKKDGEIMMASLFMDTYRVPKSYADSLNGLVDGKLINQVHSIQESENINIINALKSFKLTDQEREPLLKIYDNADGKVIYHDFWFSTCAPCMMEMPYYNKFIESADDTVVEFVFYGVYMEEEQWQKTIEQFDLQGRHLLLNKNQLAFFEKYFDVYGYPHHHFVLSNGTIGDKTNLGPGSPKGLSELIENALTIE; encoded by the coding sequence ATGAGATATACTGTTCTTGCTACTATAATTTTTGCCTTTTTAGTATCATGCGATAAAAAAAACCATAAAACAGAACTGATTGAACAAACTGAGATTGTTCTTGAACTTGAGGGCTTTGATATTGATAGTGACAAAAGATTTATTCAAATCAGTATTGAAAACGGACTACAGCCAATCAAGGAACAACTAGATATCAATGCTCAGGGCAAAGTAAATTTTAATTTTTTTACCAAAAGAAAAAGAGAGGTGCTGTTCACGTATGAGGGCTATAGATTTAAAGCTTTCGTATCTCCTGGAGAGAGCTTTCACGCAATCATTCCATTTGATGAACTAACTGATTATACGTCATACTACCCAAATTTGAAAATTGAGCCAAGCGAGAATTCAAACTTGAACTATCAAATAATTAAATATGGCAATCATATAGACAGCTTAATCAACACTTCCACCAACGGATTCTCGAATGACGGTAATGTGAACGAATTAGATTATGCAAACCTTCGAATACGCGAGATGAATAAGCAAATTGCTGATTTGAAATCGCATTTTAATGAGGTTGATAATTCTGAATTTATTTCGTGGGCAGTTTCAGAAATAAAAAATTATGCTGGAAACGATTTGAGCTTATATCCTTTTGTTAATGGAATCAATGAAGAGGTACACGCTGATCATACATACTTTAAGTTTATCTCGAAGGTTGAAGATGACCTTTCTTATCTAACGCATTCGAAGTTAAATTACTTAGAAAGTTTATCAACTTCTCATATGATTATGAGCAATGTTTCAAATAAATATAAAGAGAAGAGAGAAGAATTAGAAAATAAGGGCTTAAACAATTTTCCTATTGCTTACGATAAAATCAAAACATATTTGAATAAAAAGGATGGAGAGATAATGATGGCAAGCTTATTTATGGATACTTATCGAGTTCCAAAATCATATGCAGACAGTCTCAATGGATTGGTTGATGGTAAGCTTATTAACCAAGTTCATTCTATTCAAGAATCTGAGAATATAAATATTATAAATGCATTGAAATCTTTCAAGCTCACTGACCAAGAGCGAGAACCACTATTAAAAATATACGATAACGCAGATGGAAAAGTCATTTACCATGATTTTTGGTTCTCAACCTGTGCACCATGCATGATGGAAATGCCTTATTATAACAAATTTATTGAATCAGCTGACGACACGGTAGTTGAATTTGTCTTTTACGGTGTCTACATGGAAGAGGAACAGTGGCAGAAAACAATTGAACAATTTGATTTACAAGGAAGGCACCTTTTATTAAATAAGAATCAATTAGCCTTCTTCGAAAAATATTTCGATGTATATGGCTATCCTCATCACCATTTTGTTCTCTCAAACGGAACAATCGGTGATAAAACCAATTTAGGACCAGGCAGCCCGAAAGGACTAAGCGAGCTGATAGAGAATGCTTTAACTATAGAATAA
- a CDS encoding ATP-binding cassette domain-containing protein produces the protein MTQTLSIQNLCLDYGNNSILNNIELKIETGNIYGLLGLNGAGKSSMMKALSGLNKKASFRAHHNDKAIDLNNHKLQTVGYLPQDPFLMKSLSVVDTVAYWYPDYEIQDQILYDPMIHQFHKTKVGKLSMGEQRFLELSLIMQLPHPFLMLDEPFSGLAPLQIERSQELIKVGSKDKGIVISDHYYDNVIQITHINWMLRDGNLNLVDKENVETAYRIK, from the coding sequence ATGACGCAAACACTCAGCATCCAGAATTTGTGTTTGGATTATGGTAACAATTCTATTCTCAATAATATCGAGTTGAAAATAGAAACCGGTAACATTTACGGATTATTAGGCCTTAACGGTGCTGGCAAGTCCAGTATGATGAAAGCGCTTTCTGGATTAAATAAAAAAGCTAGTTTTCGAGCACATCACAATGACAAGGCCATTGACCTCAACAATCATAAGCTGCAAACTGTAGGTTACTTGCCACAAGATCCATTCTTGATGAAGTCGCTTAGTGTGGTTGATACAGTGGCTTACTGGTATCCAGATTATGAGATTCAGGATCAAATATTATACGATCCCATGATCCATCAATTTCATAAAACCAAAGTGGGTAAATTATCCATGGGCGAGCAACGTTTTCTAGAACTATCGCTTATCATGCAACTACCGCATCCTTTCCTAATGCTGGACGAGCCTTTTTCTGGTCTCGCACCGCTGCAAATTGAACGCAGTCAAGAATTGATTAAGGTGGGCAGCAAGGATAAAGGAATCGTTATTTCTGATCATTACTACGATAACGTGATCCAGATTACTCATATCAATTGGATGCTGCGTGACGGTAATCTCAATCTCGTGGATAAAGAGAATGTTGAAACAGCTTATCGTATAAAGTAG
- a CDS encoding helix-turn-helix transcriptional regulator, which produces MINIATSAAEVTQMEDGFQVVRIKNETADNEHFEHAVDRTFIQFHFCLKGSVQLAFNEGNYKLPLMEQNSYLLYNPMRDLPVNLDIAANSWVVVLLVSIKKFHSLFSPDADHVSFLSDDNRDKKYYVDGKVSPSMAVALHQLMNYNLNDAIKRLYFKGKAYELLSLYFNTKDDPDIEACPFLVDEKNMAKIKMAKDIIIQRMTDPPSLADLAKEIALPLKKLKEGFKEVYGDTVYGFLLDHKMEYARQLLDSGQHNVNEVGLKVGYSTGSHFISAFKKKYGTTPKKYITAG; this is translated from the coding sequence ATGATAAATATCGCTACAAGTGCCGCCGAGGTGACGCAGATGGAAGATGGATTTCAAGTGGTGCGCATCAAGAACGAAACGGCTGACAACGAGCATTTTGAACACGCAGTAGATCGCACTTTTATCCAGTTCCACTTTTGTTTGAAAGGCAGCGTGCAACTAGCATTTAACGAGGGCAATTATAAGTTGCCGCTCATGGAACAAAACTCCTATTTGCTGTACAATCCCATGCGAGACCTGCCAGTAAATCTAGATATCGCAGCTAATAGCTGGGTCGTTGTATTACTGGTTTCCATCAAAAAATTTCACTCGCTTTTCTCTCCTGACGCAGATCATGTGAGTTTTTTAAGTGATGACAACCGAGATAAAAAATATTATGTGGATGGTAAGGTATCGCCGTCTATGGCAGTAGCCTTGCACCAATTAATGAATTACAACCTCAATGATGCCATCAAGCGATTGTACTTTAAAGGCAAGGCGTATGAATTGCTGTCGCTCTATTTTAATACTAAGGACGATCCTGATATTGAGGCGTGCCCATTCCTAGTGGACGAGAAAAACATGGCCAAAATAAAGATGGCTAAAGACATCATCATCCAGCGCATGACCGATCCACCATCACTGGCAGATCTTGCTAAAGAAATTGCGCTACCGCTCAAGAAATTAAAGGAAGGCTTTAAGGAAGTCTATGGCGATACGGTCTACGGTTTCCTGTTGGATCACAAGATGGAATATGCACGCCAATTGCTGGACAGCGGCCAGCACAATGTAAACGAAGTAGGTTTAAAAGTAGGTTACAGCACTGGAAGCCATTTTATCAGTGCGTTTAAAAAGAAATACGGCACCACGCCTAAAAAATATATTACTGCAGGATAA
- the hemA gene encoding glutamyl-tRNA reductase gives MTRSTGTPHNFYSIGISYRKADAETRGAFALSDTAIVNLLNEAKDNGINSLAVISTCNRTELYGFARSSQDLIKLLCVHSHGSIEEFDKIAYVYENEQAHQHLFKVGTGLDSQILGDFEIIGQLKIAFKKSKKLGMINAYMERLLNAVIQASKRIKTETQLSSGATSVSFASVQYILNQVENGDDKRILLFGTGKIGRNTCENLIKHTHNKKITLINRTKDRAEKIAGKFDLEVKDYAQLEEEIAQADIMIVATGAHNPTVSKNLIVTSRPILILDLSIPRNVDPDVRDLDNVTLVHLDELSKITDATLQNREHFIPQAQGIIEEIMTDFDTWRESRKFAPTMQALKSRLSELKEAEIKSNRTKIDNFNQEQADVLADRIIQKIAGHFANHLRNEDENTQEAIELLNKVFKLENAVHE, from the coding sequence ATGACCAGGTCAACGGGCACACCACACAATTTTTACAGCATAGGTATAAGCTACCGCAAGGCAGACGCAGAGACACGTGGCGCCTTTGCGTTGAGCGATACAGCCATTGTAAATCTGCTCAACGAGGCCAAGGATAACGGCATCAACTCTCTTGCCGTGATCTCTACGTGTAATCGTACAGAGTTATATGGATTTGCCCGCAGCTCGCAGGATCTAATTAAATTACTTTGCGTGCACTCGCACGGCAGTATTGAGGAGTTTGACAAGATTGCCTATGTGTACGAGAATGAACAGGCGCACCAGCATCTTTTTAAAGTAGGTACAGGACTGGATAGCCAGATCTTGGGAGATTTTGAGATTATAGGCCAGCTTAAAATAGCCTTTAAAAAGTCTAAAAAGCTAGGCATGATCAATGCCTACATGGAGCGGTTGTTAAACGCCGTGATCCAGGCCAGCAAGCGCATCAAGACCGAAACGCAATTGAGTAGTGGCGCTACCTCAGTATCCTTTGCGAGTGTTCAATATATTTTGAACCAGGTTGAGAACGGTGATGATAAACGCATACTACTTTTTGGCACTGGTAAAATAGGTCGTAATACCTGTGAGAACCTCATCAAGCACACGCATAATAAAAAGATCACGCTCATCAATAGAACAAAAGATCGAGCAGAAAAAATTGCTGGTAAGTTTGATCTTGAAGTAAAAGATTATGCCCAACTAGAAGAAGAAATTGCTCAAGCCGATATCATGATCGTCGCCACTGGCGCTCACAATCCTACAGTTTCTAAAAACTTGATCGTTACCTCAAGGCCTATTCTGATTCTTGACCTATCCATACCTCGCAATGTTGATCCAGATGTGCGCGACCTGGATAATGTCACACTAGTCCACCTAGATGAGCTGTCCAAAATCACTGATGCCACGCTACAAAACAGGGAACACTTTATACCACAAGCACAAGGCATCATCGAGGAAATCATGACAGACTTTGACACCTGGCGCGAGTCTAGAAAATTTGCGCCTACCATGCAGGCGCTTAAATCCAGACTATCAGAACTTAAGGAAGCGGAAATCAAAAGCAACCGCACTAAGATCGATAACTTCAATCAAGAGCAGGCAGATGTGCTGGCAGATCGTATTATCCAGAAAATCGCAGGGCACTTTGCCAACCATTTGCGCAATGAGGACGAGAATACGCAGGAAGCCATCGAGCTGCTCAATAAGGTCTTCAAGTTAGAAAATGCCGTGCATGAGTAA
- the hemC gene encoding hydroxymethylbilane synthase, whose amino-acid sequence MSKQIRIGTRDSELAMWQARTVQSLLEANGHQTLLVPVKSQGDLNLDEPLYEMGITGIFTKTLDVALVKGEIDIAVHSLKDVPTQLPKGMIQAAVLPRADHRDILVFKKNFNPDDQMTIATGSLRRKSQWLDMYPQHKVVDLRGNVNTRLAKLQNNEDWNAAIFAKAGLERINILQNLRGNYGLEYSNLDSFIPAPAQGAMMIACMQKNEAIVKATAALNDLETQKCVDVERLFLRRLEGGCTAPIGAFASIHNDSMHFQGCLLSLDGSQRISANGTIDSLDWKDLENFAFAKAEHILNNGGTELMTSIKQSLQQ is encoded by the coding sequence ATGAGTAAGCAAATACGAATAGGTACTCGCGACAGCGAGCTGGCCATGTGGCAAGCGCGCACCGTACAGTCACTACTTGAGGCAAACGGCCATCAAACACTACTCGTTCCCGTAAAATCGCAAGGCGACCTCAATCTAGATGAGCCACTATATGAGATGGGCATTACAGGGATTTTTACCAAAACACTTGACGTTGCCCTGGTCAAAGGCGAGATTGATATTGCAGTGCACAGTCTTAAGGATGTGCCTACTCAATTACCTAAAGGCATGATACAGGCAGCAGTCTTGCCACGTGCAGACCATCGCGACATTCTCGTTTTCAAAAAGAACTTTAATCCAGACGACCAGATGACGATCGCTACTGGTAGTTTGCGTCGCAAGTCGCAATGGCTGGATATGTATCCGCAGCACAAGGTGGTTGACCTGCGCGGTAATGTAAACACCAGACTGGCAAAACTGCAAAATAATGAGGATTGGAACGCAGCGATTTTTGCCAAGGCTGGATTGGAACGAATCAATATCCTGCAGAATTTACGCGGTAATTATGGCCTGGAATATTCCAATCTGGACAGCTTTATTCCTGCACCTGCACAAGGTGCAATGATGATTGCCTGTATGCAGAAAAATGAAGCAATTGTCAAAGCTACCGCTGCATTGAACGATCTGGAAACCCAAAAATGTGTTGATGTAGAGCGCCTGTTCCTGCGTCGTCTAGAAGGTGGTTGTACCGCACCCATAGGTGCTTTTGCAAGTATTCACAATGATAGCATGCATTTTCAAGGCTGTTTGTTATCACTGGATGGCTCGCAGCGCATTAGTGCAAATGGTACTATCGACAGTCTGGACTGGAAAGATTTAGAAAATTTTGCTTTCGCGAAAGCGGAACACATATTAAACAATGGTGGCACAGAATTAATGACTTCCATTAAACAGTCCTTACAACAGTAG
- a CDS encoding sensor histidine kinase, whose amino-acid sequence MNKTAEILRNSVPEIMNTWKREVINEVPAAQEAGTMALFDHLPNIITDIADLLDRHSNLSDIKEDENYKEIIVNSKHHGRHRASSESYTVEQVVQEYIIFHRTLSEFINERDAYDQQISDLVKYVIETSILESVGTFSKSIQEMQEKLIGTLAHDIRNPLAAARLSLQMIQEDKDGSWTERALNAATRSVNHALDLIEGLMNGITVKAGEGLLLSFEETDLKHNIDLVFNESKDLYTHDLVLKCEAKAIHGVFDSTAVRRMIDNLIGNAIKYGDSNQEVTLTIQDDDDSVQISVHNHGNPIPEDQQEKIFDFMNTSIEDQDTPAKSWGMGLTLVQIVADAHGGDIKLTSSVDHGTTFEVTLLKHVNKPGKRRAKLIYDAHEIVDEHIQ is encoded by the coding sequence TTGAACAAGACCGCCGAGATCCTGAGAAACAGTGTTCCTGAAATCATGAACACATGGAAAAGAGAGGTGATTAATGAAGTTCCCGCAGCCCAAGAGGCTGGGACGATGGCACTTTTTGACCACTTGCCCAATATCATCACCGATATAGCAGACTTGCTGGATCGACACAGCAATCTATCTGATATCAAAGAAGATGAAAACTACAAGGAGATTATAGTAAATAGTAAACATCATGGACGCCATCGTGCCAGTAGTGAGAGTTATACGGTAGAACAAGTCGTACAGGAATATATCATTTTTCATCGCACCTTAAGCGAGTTTATCAATGAGCGCGATGCCTATGACCAGCAAATTTCAGACTTGGTTAAGTATGTGATTGAAACCTCGATTCTTGAGTCTGTAGGTACTTTCTCAAAGTCGATTCAAGAAATGCAGGAAAAACTGATTGGGACACTGGCTCATGACATACGCAATCCGCTTGCTGCTGCGCGACTATCCCTACAAATGATACAGGAAGATAAGGATGGCAGCTGGACAGAACGTGCTTTAAACGCTGCTACACGCAGTGTTAATCATGCGCTTGACCTTATAGAAGGCTTGATGAATGGTATCACGGTAAAAGCTGGAGAAGGTCTATTGTTGTCATTTGAAGAAACAGATCTCAAACATAATATCGACCTCGTATTTAATGAGAGTAAGGATTTGTATACTCACGATCTCGTACTTAAATGTGAGGCTAAAGCTATACACGGTGTTTTTGATAGTACCGCGGTACGCCGCATGATCGATAATCTTATAGGAAATGCGATCAAATATGGTGATAGCAATCAAGAAGTAACGCTTACCATTCAAGATGATGATGACAGCGTACAAATCTCTGTTCATAATCACGGTAATCCAATACCTGAGGACCAACAGGAAAAGATTTTTGATTTCATGAACACGTCCATAGAAGATCAGGACACTCCAGCTAAAAGTTGGGGCATGGGCCTAACGCTTGTACAAATCGTGGCAGATGCTCACGGTGGTGACATCAAATTGACGAGCTCAGTAGATCATGGAACCACTTTTGAAGTTACTTTACTTAAACATGTCAACAAACCTGGCAAACGACGCGCAAAACTGATATACGACGCGCATGAAATAGTAGATGAGCACATCCAGTAG